Proteins from a genomic interval of Rubinisphaera italica:
- a CDS encoding ATP-binding protein, with protein MAGKKLTVVISQSQSKNPKNKDLEETLAARLLMDGTVEVAVVPHLYDLHAEHTGMLFLKSVPGDLVVLSWLYPRPTRWVLHRQGVRGQEGMTLLEEEVDDDEMGDEAEESPGRGVGMGELPKRKLYCIDLRVSSSVDDYFNEIQRIAKEKSVETVDLMGWIQGSPKPEQLQRYLRTPEAPAAQTNGNGQAPAVEEPEPVKRRWYPVIDYERCTNCLECIDFCLFGVYGVTDSDLILVETQDNCKKGCPACSRVCPENAIIFPGHKTPAIAGAPGEVAGFKIDLSKLFGAENSIDIAVRERDRELVADGRDAVGEEVGLRKRQADKGSKPKDELDDLMDSLDELSL; from the coding sequence ATGGCTGGTAAAAAACTGACGGTCGTGATTTCACAGTCGCAAAGTAAGAATCCGAAAAATAAAGATCTGGAAGAAACGCTGGCCGCCCGTCTGTTAATGGACGGCACGGTCGAAGTCGCAGTCGTGCCGCATCTTTACGATTTGCATGCTGAACATACGGGGATGCTCTTTCTGAAATCGGTGCCGGGCGATCTGGTCGTTCTCTCCTGGTTATACCCTCGTCCAACCCGTTGGGTTTTGCATCGTCAGGGAGTTCGCGGTCAGGAAGGGATGACGCTGCTTGAAGAAGAGGTCGATGACGACGAGATGGGAGACGAAGCTGAAGAATCTCCCGGTCGCGGTGTTGGGATGGGTGAATTGCCGAAGCGGAAACTGTATTGCATCGATCTGCGAGTCAGTTCTTCAGTCGATGACTACTTCAATGAAATCCAGCGGATCGCCAAAGAGAAGTCGGTGGAGACGGTTGATTTGATGGGCTGGATTCAGGGGAGCCCGAAACCGGAGCAGTTGCAGCGATATCTGCGAACACCGGAGGCGCCGGCAGCCCAGACAAATGGAAATGGACAGGCACCTGCAGTCGAAGAGCCGGAACCGGTGAAGCGACGCTGGTATCCGGTCATCGATTACGAACGTTGTACGAACTGTCTGGAGTGTATCGATTTTTGTCTGTTCGGTGTGTATGGCGTGACCGACAGCGATTTGATTCTCGTCGAAACGCAGGACAACTGCAAAAAAGGCTGCCCGGCTTGCAGTCGGGTCTGTCCCGAGAATGCGATTATTTTCCCCGGCCACAAAACCCCCGCCATTGCGGGAGCTCCCGGCGAAGTCGCTGGGTTTAAGATCGATCTTTCCAAGTTGTTCGGAGCGGAAAACAGTATCGATATCGCGGTGCGGGAACGCGACCGGGAGCTGGTCGCCGATGGTCGTGATGCGGTGGGCGAAGAGGTCGGATTGAGAAAACGGCAGGCCGATAAAGGTTCTAAACCGAAAGATGAACTTGATGACTTGATGGATAGTCTGGATGAGTTGTCTCTCTGA
- a CDS encoding prenyltransferase/squalene oxidase repeat-containing protein — MTDLVGVNLTTQHSSDSRLQEAYLTCRQLLLNERVEQGHWEGELSTSALSTATAVMALIQVQRAECSGVELNALPELISNGIRWLLSERNNDGGWGDTPKSLSNISTTMLVRAVLEITKNTDSLKSMIDESYLINTDQYIERIGGVKAVRERYGRDRTFSVPILMQAALGGMVDWREVNQLPFEMACLPANWYKWANLPVVSYALPALIAIGVLKHRKRPTWFLPWRFVRNFSEASSLKKLRKIQPTTGGFLEATPLTSFVTMSLVAAGHHESPVVKEAVRFLQDSVRPDGSWPIDTNLATWTTTLSLNALNDDLPEEAVEPIVKWLLDQQYQEVHPYTNADPGGWAWTDLSGGVPDADDTPGAILALSHLKVRVDSSTQNRIDSAIIAANVWLLSLQNRDGGWPTFCRGWGKLPFDRSSPDITAHVLRALMETQPGSKSQIARGFRFLDRQQRPDGAWLPLWFGNQFAKEDENPVYGTSRVLLAYAVEHEETNSSERKTRMQKGCEFLSSIQNENGGWGGAKDVISSVEETALAVDALIACKSDPEIIQRGVNWLVHQVELGKIAESSPIGFYFAKLWYYEKLYPLSFATSALRNALKLVR; from the coding sequence ATGACAGACTTAGTCGGCGTTAATCTGACCACTCAACATTCTTCAGACTCTCGTCTGCAGGAAGCGTATCTCACGTGTCGTCAACTCCTGTTGAATGAACGTGTTGAACAGGGGCATTGGGAAGGTGAGTTATCGACCTCGGCTCTTTCGACCGCAACTGCGGTGATGGCATTGATTCAGGTGCAGCGAGCGGAATGTTCCGGCGTTGAATTGAATGCTTTGCCAGAGCTGATTTCGAATGGCATACGCTGGTTACTTTCTGAACGCAATAACGATGGTGGCTGGGGAGACACTCCGAAAAGTTTGAGCAATATCTCGACGACGATGCTCGTTCGAGCTGTGCTTGAGATTACGAAGAATACGGATTCGCTCAAATCCATGATTGATGAGTCGTATCTTATAAACACTGATCAATATATTGAGCGAATTGGTGGGGTAAAGGCTGTTAGGGAGCGATACGGCAGGGACCGAACTTTTTCCGTTCCCATCCTGATGCAGGCGGCTCTTGGTGGGATGGTCGATTGGAGAGAGGTTAATCAGCTCCCTTTTGAAATGGCTTGTCTGCCTGCGAACTGGTACAAGTGGGCCAACCTGCCGGTTGTCAGTTATGCGCTGCCGGCTTTGATTGCGATTGGAGTGTTGAAACATCGAAAACGGCCAACTTGGTTTTTGCCGTGGCGATTCGTTCGTAATTTCTCCGAAGCTTCTTCATTGAAAAAGTTGAGAAAAATTCAGCCGACGACGGGCGGATTTCTCGAAGCCACGCCATTGACCAGTTTTGTGACGATGAGTCTGGTCGCAGCCGGGCATCATGAATCACCCGTGGTCAAAGAAGCGGTTCGATTTCTACAGGACTCCGTTCGTCCGGATGGCAGTTGGCCAATTGATACAAATCTGGCGACCTGGACCACGACACTCAGCTTGAATGCTCTGAATGATGATTTGCCTGAAGAAGCTGTCGAGCCAATTGTTAAGTGGCTGCTCGATCAGCAATATCAGGAAGTGCATCCTTACACAAATGCCGATCCCGGCGGCTGGGCCTGGACCGATTTATCGGGCGGCGTTCCCGATGCCGACGACACTCCGGGAGCGATTCTTGCCCTCTCACATTTGAAAGTGCGAGTTGATTCATCGACTCAAAATCGGATTGACTCGGCTATTATTGCCGCGAATGTCTGGCTGCTCTCACTGCAGAATCGTGATGGCGGCTGGCCGACATTTTGTCGAGGATGGGGGAAATTGCCCTTTGATCGAAGTTCTCCCGATATTACTGCCCATGTTTTGCGAGCCTTGATGGAGACTCAACCGGGATCGAAGAGTCAAATCGCTCGTGGTTTTCGTTTTCTGGATCGTCAACAACGCCCGGATGGAGCGTGGCTGCCACTCTGGTTTGGGAATCAATTTGCCAAAGAAGATGAAAATCCAGTCTATGGAACTTCCCGAGTCTTACTGGCTTATGCCGTCGAGCATGAAGAAACGAATTCGTCTGAGCGTAAAACGCGAATGCAAAAAGGTTGCGAGTTTCTAAGTTCGATTCAAAATGAGAATGGAGGCTGGGGCGGGGCAAAAGATGTGATTTCATCCGTCGAAGAGACTGCTCTGGCTGTCGATGCCCTGATCGCTTGTAAATCCGATCCCGAAATTATCCAGCGGGGCGTGAACTGGCTGGTTCATCAGGTGGAACTGGGGAAAATTGCTGAGTCGTCTCCAATTGGCTTTTACTTTGCAAAGTTGTGGTATTACGAGAAACTGTATCCGCTGTCTTTCGCGACATCGGCTTTAAGAAACGCATTGAAATTGGTGCGATAA
- a CDS encoding DUF4175 family protein has translation MSQTYPHSATSTAGLPVELRNELAQLDRRLRWVSFAKGFGGLMFVGLVLASLFLTTDYLFPLPGSIRFGFLCLLGLTVLWLVYQWLIVPLARKRRWPELAYMIDSSFPELQERVSSTVELSMNPYHGLLESAFMRDRLRQETNTRLTKIDLWECLSLRSMAIALVGATLFTIVAAFPFLLNAQGYSLLWQRLLTPWVNLDSATNLTFIVENGDRTVPRGNDALIVAEPQWRYHEGTLPRQIRLTWTNERGESQSREMSYDVGRNAYVGKIPQLMANITYNLSSTSARSRTYTIEVADRPRIVDVRLVIDPPAYTNVPQSVIEGAIGTIRVIEGSQLTAELTFEHPVAQADWVWQTQRLTDAGPAENLIDPNESTSPTLATLREPAVLSDDGLKATIRTLATQSDQFQFAVSSSNGLKNIDEPHRLIQIVPDRAPRIDMGGTNDPVKVKMNDVIPIELQADDDFGLMDVHVLVEHLSAAKNNAVLIDWKSEQTGSEVRQLSEQYQIDLSRLELKAGDIIGYRAVARDGRPVPGPNETWTSRRVLMIDNDVKTIAGQEVEDFYANVRRHADIVKNEIAAHRKEIEKERHELDPKPRPEADKKIEEKRPEWMQTKLSLSLQLEDLARKLETRPITTALSQMQVKPAQELIEETAKTLEEFAPKHENDSIELIRKHEEQIREAERSLDRLLNQLRDAERIEEELTELQQLARRAKQLAEQAGQLNETEQKDNESSSAENTEQEQTEQPESLEQQPLEKLNNEWAALTQDLEQLMNRRPELKQAAKNSLLSEIAEAAKVAEDLAKQQTALSEATQADQQVQSEMQQPLTAELKETAELAEELASKSAEEAQKTAAPLFDPSKTKEAVHEQESTNLGKASELLEKAKAALERFQEQSEQAQPLPDDAQQAANEIAKRSRELAQKMYDHNEKEKGFDEQDRHLKQEQKNLDNKYRNKPLDDEAEQQQADLTERKQANDEAIEKINNEKQKLAEQLAGLMEAADAVDVPPNLHPHKRNAILKMDESSEELLARTDRADDRLRDAASNLENLARNIKEPEKRAVMTDQRLKPLQDQAEQLAKETADKANQEGEPDPNAGPELAKRQLEQIRNALGADSVGEEDKLAEAVKTGMQANEELKKNDLKKAAETQQKFAEQLAELNQAIKGAAQKAKDQKAQDQPAEATEKPAESSANPEKSADDNQSTPQENSNGEKPAEQNDTATAENAASKSKPQAWNEANLSPELKELRFPKDQISPEKVKEELERLAEAQQKLNEKTNQTIADNSAPEKEKDLNNKLRNLANEQRSIADQTKRLTGSPAALPRMHAQQAQKEATEALKESKPEEATQAQKQAADNLEQAIDQIERQMVSENTPQKDNPKSPAPDSKQLAQDLQDKLAELDRKIAQAKSATSQEMAQTPNAEPQTSEESPAPAETTPEQTPSAHELSDSLQALQTTQQRIAEQAEQLAQQAEAMNPDQKSANEKLRNAANAAQKASEQLKNGQLQQGTSEASQASENLSQASEEGLESEPAQHAAEQLAEQQQEVTEQLEALSQNPQASKQAREMTQAEIQVQTQALAEAFKRLAEESQAKPIDERRNSEQLANLQKDSQEATENMQQSLQESQDGNLQSSGQASQKAAQQLQQLAKQSSELANTKRDTMVPENVGDEAADASRMLQQAKESLQNAMQEQSQQQQANSEGSPNTPASEGDPSQSQANSQQSPQSGQPTPSSEQSALQQLAQQLAQAAQDLNQAHQNLQPPQQNSNNMSQQQAQAEGSPSNPSEDADSNQGNQTLMSGNEQPDGTVMRSALMRDWGKKQGELEADLTDARRRTIDQEYAPLIQSYFKSLSAPEKSEK, from the coding sequence ATGAGTCAGACTTATCCTCACTCTGCGACATCAACTGCTGGTTTGCCCGTAGAATTGCGGAACGAACTGGCTCAGTTGGATCGTCGTCTCCGCTGGGTCAGCTTTGCCAAAGGTTTCGGCGGGCTGATGTTTGTCGGTCTGGTGCTGGCTTCGTTGTTCCTCACGACGGATTACCTGTTCCCATTGCCGGGGAGTATCCGTTTCGGATTCCTCTGCCTGCTCGGGCTGACGGTACTCTGGCTGGTTTATCAATGGCTAATTGTTCCGCTGGCTCGAAAACGACGCTGGCCGGAACTGGCGTATATGATTGACAGCTCCTTTCCTGAGTTGCAGGAACGTGTCAGTTCGACCGTTGAACTTTCAATGAATCCGTATCATGGTCTGCTCGAATCGGCCTTCATGCGGGATCGTTTGCGACAGGAAACGAATACGCGATTAACAAAAATCGACCTGTGGGAGTGTCTTTCCCTGCGTTCGATGGCGATTGCTCTGGTTGGAGCGACGCTGTTTACCATCGTTGCCGCTTTTCCATTCCTGTTGAATGCTCAGGGCTATTCCTTGTTATGGCAGAGATTGCTTACGCCGTGGGTGAATCTCGACTCGGCCACCAATTTGACGTTTATTGTCGAAAACGGAGATCGCACAGTTCCTCGCGGCAACGATGCCTTGATTGTTGCGGAACCGCAGTGGCGATATCACGAAGGAACACTTCCCCGACAAATTCGTCTTACCTGGACCAACGAGCGGGGTGAATCGCAGTCGCGGGAAATGTCGTATGATGTCGGCCGAAATGCCTATGTCGGCAAGATTCCTCAGTTGATGGCGAACATCACCTACAATCTATCGAGCACCAGTGCCCGTTCTCGAACTTATACAATTGAAGTGGCCGATCGCCCGCGGATTGTGGATGTGCGATTAGTCATCGATCCTCCAGCTTACACAAATGTGCCTCAGTCGGTTATCGAAGGAGCCATCGGCACGATTCGTGTGATTGAAGGGAGTCAGTTGACAGCAGAACTGACCTTCGAACATCCTGTTGCCCAGGCCGACTGGGTCTGGCAGACTCAGCGGCTTACGGATGCCGGTCCTGCAGAAAATTTGATTGATCCCAATGAATCGACGTCACCCACTCTGGCGACCTTACGCGAGCCTGCGGTTTTATCGGATGACGGGCTCAAGGCGACGATTCGCACGCTGGCTACTCAATCCGATCAATTCCAGTTTGCCGTTTCCAGCTCAAATGGTTTGAAGAATATCGACGAACCTCATCGGTTGATTCAAATTGTCCCCGATCGTGCCCCAAGAATTGACATGGGTGGCACGAACGATCCCGTCAAAGTGAAAATGAACGATGTCATTCCCATTGAACTGCAGGCCGATGACGACTTTGGGCTGATGGACGTGCATGTGCTCGTTGAACATCTTTCTGCAGCCAAGAACAACGCAGTTTTGATCGACTGGAAATCGGAACAGACAGGCTCTGAAGTTCGACAGTTGAGTGAACAATATCAAATCGATTTGTCTCGACTCGAGTTGAAAGCTGGAGATATTATCGGTTATCGAGCAGTCGCCCGAGATGGTCGCCCTGTTCCTGGACCCAATGAAACCTGGACATCGCGGCGGGTGCTGATGATCGATAATGATGTCAAAACGATAGCCGGTCAGGAAGTCGAAGACTTTTACGCCAATGTGCGTCGTCATGCCGATATCGTGAAGAATGAGATCGCCGCTCATCGCAAGGAAATCGAGAAAGAACGTCACGAACTCGATCCGAAACCTCGTCCAGAAGCCGATAAGAAAATCGAAGAAAAGCGTCCCGAATGGATGCAGACAAAACTCTCACTCTCACTGCAGCTGGAAGATCTGGCACGCAAACTGGAGACGCGTCCCATCACAACTGCCCTTTCACAAATGCAGGTGAAGCCGGCTCAGGAATTGATTGAAGAGACCGCAAAAACGCTCGAAGAGTTTGCACCGAAGCATGAAAACGATTCGATTGAACTGATCCGTAAGCATGAAGAACAGATCCGCGAAGCGGAGCGGTCACTGGATCGATTGTTGAATCAACTTCGTGATGCCGAGCGGATTGAAGAAGAATTGACTGAGCTTCAACAGTTGGCTCGACGCGCAAAGCAACTCGCGGAACAAGCCGGGCAGTTGAATGAAACTGAGCAGAAAGATAATGAATCCTCCTCTGCAGAGAATACCGAGCAGGAGCAGACAGAGCAGCCGGAGTCTCTGGAACAGCAACCTCTGGAAAAATTGAACAACGAGTGGGCGGCATTGACGCAGGATCTGGAACAGTTGATGAATCGTCGTCCCGAGCTCAAACAGGCGGCTAAGAATTCTCTGCTTTCGGAAATTGCCGAAGCCGCGAAAGTGGCTGAAGATCTCGCCAAACAACAGACGGCATTATCTGAGGCGACACAAGCGGATCAGCAGGTCCAGTCAGAAATGCAGCAGCCGCTCACTGCAGAATTGAAAGAGACTGCGGAACTGGCGGAGGAATTGGCCAGCAAGTCTGCTGAGGAGGCTCAGAAAACAGCGGCACCGTTATTCGATCCCTCGAAAACAAAAGAAGCAGTCCACGAACAGGAGTCAACAAATCTGGGTAAGGCGTCCGAGCTTCTCGAAAAAGCTAAAGCAGCACTGGAACGATTCCAGGAGCAATCGGAACAGGCTCAACCTCTGCCTGACGATGCTCAGCAAGCAGCCAACGAAATTGCAAAGCGCAGCCGCGAACTTGCTCAAAAAATGTATGACCATAATGAAAAGGAAAAAGGATTCGACGAACAGGATCGGCATCTGAAACAGGAACAGAAGAATCTCGATAATAAGTATAGGAATAAACCCCTGGATGATGAGGCCGAACAACAGCAGGCCGATTTGACCGAGCGGAAGCAAGCGAATGACGAGGCGATCGAGAAAATCAACAATGAAAAGCAAAAGCTGGCCGAGCAATTAGCAGGCTTAATGGAAGCGGCTGATGCGGTCGATGTTCCACCGAATTTGCATCCTCATAAACGCAATGCCATTTTGAAGATGGATGAATCGTCTGAAGAACTGCTCGCCAGAACTGATCGAGCTGATGATCGCCTGCGGGATGCGGCGAGCAATCTCGAAAATCTGGCACGGAATATCAAAGAGCCTGAAAAACGCGCTGTAATGACTGATCAGCGGTTGAAACCTCTCCAGGACCAGGCCGAACAACTGGCTAAAGAGACGGCAGATAAAGCGAATCAGGAAGGCGAACCCGATCCGAATGCCGGTCCGGAATTAGCCAAACGTCAACTCGAACAAATCAGAAATGCTCTCGGAGCAGACTCTGTCGGTGAAGAAGATAAACTGGCAGAAGCGGTTAAAACCGGGATGCAGGCTAATGAAGAGTTGAAAAAGAATGATCTGAAAAAAGCCGCAGAAACACAGCAAAAATTTGCCGAACAACTTGCCGAGTTGAATCAGGCGATCAAAGGCGCGGCTCAGAAAGCGAAAGATCAAAAGGCTCAGGATCAACCGGCTGAAGCAACGGAAAAACCAGCTGAGAGTTCCGCAAATCCTGAAAAGAGTGCCGATGATAATCAGTCAACTCCTCAGGAAAATTCAAATGGTGAAAAGCCAGCAGAGCAAAATGATACTGCGACTGCAGAAAATGCAGCCAGCAAATCGAAACCGCAGGCCTGGAACGAAGCCAATCTTTCACCAGAACTGAAAGAGCTCCGCTTTCCGAAAGATCAGATTTCTCCAGAGAAAGTGAAGGAAGAACTGGAGCGTCTGGCAGAGGCTCAACAGAAGTTGAATGAGAAGACGAATCAAACGATTGCCGATAATAGTGCTCCGGAAAAAGAAAAGGACCTGAATAACAAACTTCGCAACCTGGCGAACGAGCAGCGGTCGATAGCCGATCAAACAAAACGTCTCACCGGCAGCCCGGCTGCGCTGCCTCGTATGCACGCCCAGCAGGCTCAGAAAGAGGCGACTGAAGCGTTGAAGGAGTCCAAACCGGAAGAGGCGACTCAGGCTCAAAAACAGGCTGCTGATAATCTGGAACAGGCGATTGATCAAATCGAACGACAGATGGTATCCGAGAATACACCGCAGAAAGACAATCCGAAATCACCTGCTCCGGACTCGAAGCAATTAGCACAGGATCTGCAGGATAAACTGGCAGAGCTCGATCGGAAAATTGCTCAAGCGAAATCAGCCACATCACAGGAAATGGCTCAGACTCCCAACGCAGAACCTCAGACCTCTGAGGAAAGTCCCGCTCCAGCGGAGACAACACCGGAGCAAACTCCTTCTGCTCATGAACTCAGCGATTCTCTGCAAGCCCTGCAGACGACTCAACAAAGGATAGCCGAGCAAGCTGAGCAATTAGCACAGCAAGCTGAAGCGATGAATCCTGATCAGAAATCAGCCAATGAAAAATTGCGGAATGCCGCGAATGCTGCTCAGAAAGCGAGTGAGCAATTGAAGAATGGTCAATTGCAGCAGGGGACGTCCGAGGCTTCGCAGGCAAGTGAGAATTTGTCACAAGCTTCTGAAGAGGGCTTGGAGTCGGAACCGGCTCAACATGCAGCTGAGCAATTGGCCGAACAGCAACAGGAGGTTACCGAGCAATTGGAAGCTCTGTCACAAAATCCTCAGGCCTCAAAACAGGCACGGGAAATGACACAAGCCGAGATTCAGGTGCAAACGCAGGCATTGGCAGAAGCGTTCAAGCGTCTGGCCGAAGAAAGTCAGGCAAAACCGATTGATGAGCGACGAAATTCTGAACAGCTGGCTAATCTGCAAAAGGACTCTCAGGAAGCCACTGAAAATATGCAGCAGTCCTTACAGGAAAGTCAGGATGGGAATTTGCAATCATCTGGACAGGCATCCCAGAAGGCGGCTCAGCAGTTACAGCAACTGGCAAAACAATCCTCTGAATTAGCCAATACAAAACGAGATACTATGGTTCCGGAAAATGTAGGGGATGAAGCTGCTGACGCTTCAAGAATGTTGCAACAGGCAAAAGAGTCACTTCAGAATGCGATGCAGGAACAATCTCAACAGCAGCAGGCGAACTCGGAGGGCTCACCAAATACTCCTGCCAGCGAAGGGGATCCCTCACAATCGCAGGCGAACAGTCAGCAAAGTCCACAATCCGGTCAGCCAACTCCATCCAGTGAGCAATCCGCCTTGCAGCAGTTGGCACAACAGTTAGCTCAGGCGGCTCAGGATTTGAATCAGGCTCATCAGAATCTGCAACCACCGCAACAGAATTCGAATAACATGTCTCAACAGCAAGCTCAGGCAGAAGGTTCCCCTTCGAATCCTTCGGAAGATGCCGATTCCAATCAGGGAAATCAGACGTTGATGTCCGGGAATGAACAACCTGATGGAACGGTCATGCGTTCTGCATTGATGCGAGACTGGGGAAAGAAGCAGGGAGAACTCGAGGCCGATTTGACTGATGCTCGCCGTCGGACAATCGATCAGGAATATGCACCGTTGATTCAAAGTTACTTCAAATCACTTTCAGCGCCAGAGAAGTCGGAGAAGTAA
- a CDS encoding prenyltransferase/squalene oxidase repeat-containing protein, protein MQFLKTVAVTTVLISSIFVCPICLVQADEWSDKDVDVAIENALEYLSKRQLPNGAWQIDNIGESTASTSLAVMAFLAGGHVPGEGPYGDQIDKGIRWVLDHQEANGMLIHKTSHGPMYSHGISTLMLAEVVGMLGVEDAARARRALERAIRLILEAQAVPKSERQRGGWRYQPSSRDSDLSVTGWQLLALRAAKDIGCDVPAESIDLAVEYVKMCATRDQKGFGYQPGGGPTATRTGTGILCMEVCGVHESPEAVGGAEYIIKDPLDYRDSYFFYGVYYCSVGMFKIGGKYWEQTRRDLFSLLLEKQDADGSWSSENASERRVGQVYSTSLSVLALAIEYRYLPIYQR, encoded by the coding sequence ATGCAGTTTTTGAAAACGGTTGCCGTAACCACGGTATTAATCAGTTCGATTTTCGTTTGCCCGATATGCTTAGTGCAGGCAGATGAATGGAGCGATAAGGATGTCGATGTCGCCATCGAAAATGCGCTGGAGTATCTTTCAAAACGACAACTCCCCAATGGGGCCTGGCAGATTGATAATATTGGGGAATCGACGGCCTCGACATCATTGGCGGTGATGGCATTCCTGGCGGGTGGGCATGTTCCCGGAGAAGGTCCGTATGGCGATCAGATCGACAAAGGAATCCGCTGGGTGCTCGATCATCAGGAAGCCAACGGCATGCTGATTCATAAAACGAGCCATGGCCCGATGTACAGCCACGGTATCAGTACTTTGATGCTGGCTGAGGTCGTTGGGATGTTGGGGGTTGAAGACGCGGCTCGTGCACGTCGGGCTCTTGAGCGTGCCATCCGACTCATCCTGGAGGCTCAGGCGGTTCCCAAGAGTGAACGGCAGCGTGGGGGATGGCGTTATCAACCATCGAGCCGAGATAGCGATTTGAGTGTGACGGGATGGCAATTGCTGGCATTACGAGCTGCCAAGGATATTGGGTGTGATGTTCCTGCTGAGTCGATCGATCTGGCAGTCGAGTATGTCAAAATGTGTGCCACGCGTGATCAAAAGGGATTTGGCTATCAGCCCGGCGGCGGACCAACTGCAACTCGTACTGGCACAGGAATTTTGTGCATGGAAGTCTGTGGAGTCCACGAGAGTCCCGAAGCAGTCGGTGGAGCAGAGTATATTATAAAGGACCCCCTGGACTATCGCGATTCTTACTTTTTTTATGGAGTCTATTACTGTTCCGTTGGGATGTTCAAAATTGGAGGCAAATACTGGGAGCAGACTCGGAGAGATTTATTCAGTTTGTTGCTGGAAAAGCAGGATGCCGACGGCAGCTGGTCCTCTGAAAATGCTTCTGAACGTCGGGTAGGGCAGGTCTATTCGACGAGTTTGTCAGTTCTGGCTTTAGCAATTGAATACCGCTACCTGCCGATCTATCAGCGTTAA
- the sthA gene encoding Si-specific NAD(P)(+) transhydrogenase, with the protein MYDYDVVVIGTGPGGEGAAMQAVKEGKNVCVVEKYKQIGGGCTHWGTIPSKALRHSIFRMTEFNSSSFTKDLGMTLKLGFPEMRRSAEAVIAKQVDMRQGFYNRNRVTLLFGHARFVDANTIEVCEEHGGCQLVTAASFVIATGSRPFQPPGVDFNDPRVYDSDTILKMNHTPTSVTIYGAGVIGCEYASMFRNLGCKVNLVNSRDKLLEFLDDEIIDALSYHLRERGVLIRHREVFERVETREDGAILHLQSGKMLKTDCLLWAAGRQGNTNEMGLETIDLTPNKRGQIEVNEDFQTKLPHIYAVGDVIGPPSLASAAYVQGRYAASHMIDGHADKAMIRDIPSGIYTSPEISSLGQTERDLTEACIPYEVGHSMFKSIARAQITGQTVGMLKLLFHRDTLEILGIHCFGFNATEIIHIGQAIMSQQGTANSLKYFMNTTFNYPTMAEAYRVAALNGYNRLF; encoded by the coding sequence ATGTACGATTATGATGTCGTTGTTATCGGCACAGGCCCCGGAGGAGAAGGGGCCGCCATGCAGGCGGTGAAGGAAGGCAAAAATGTTTGCGTTGTCGAGAAATACAAACAGATTGGTGGAGGTTGCACACATTGGGGAACGATTCCCAGTAAAGCATTGCGACATTCGATTTTTCGCATGACGGAATTTAATTCCAGCAGCTTCACGAAAGATTTGGGGATGACGCTCAAACTCGGATTTCCGGAAATGCGTCGCAGTGCCGAAGCGGTTATCGCCAAACAGGTCGATATGCGGCAGGGTTTTTACAACCGGAATCGAGTCACGCTCCTGTTCGGTCATGCTCGTTTTGTCGATGCAAATACGATTGAAGTGTGCGAAGAGCATGGTGGTTGTCAGTTAGTCACTGCAGCCTCATTCGTGATCGCGACGGGATCTCGCCCCTTCCAGCCTCCGGGAGTCGATTTCAATGATCCTCGCGTCTACGACAGTGACACGATCCTGAAAATGAATCACACTCCAACGTCCGTCACCATTTACGGTGCAGGTGTGATTGGATGTGAATATGCGTCCATGTTCCGGAACCTGGGATGTAAAGTCAATCTGGTCAACAGTCGCGATAAGCTTCTTGAATTTCTTGACGACGAAATTATCGATGCCCTCAGTTATCATCTGCGTGAACGCGGTGTGTTGATTCGACATCGTGAAGTGTTCGAACGTGTTGAGACTCGAGAAGATGGAGCGATTTTGCATTTGCAATCGGGGAAAATGTTAAAAACCGATTGTTTGCTCTGGGCCGCAGGTCGTCAGGGAAACACAAATGAAATGGGCCTGGAGACGATTGATCTGACGCCCAATAAACGCGGACAAATTGAAGTGAACGAGGATTTCCAGACGAAGCTTCCGCATATTTATGCCGTAGGCGACGTGATTGGACCACCTTCTTTGGCTTCCGCAGCTTATGTCCAGGGACGATATGCTGCTAGTCATATGATTGATGGTCATGCAGATAAAGCCATGATTCGCGACATCCCTTCCGGGATTTATACGAGTCCGGAAATCAGTTCGCTCGGCCAAACAGAACGCGACTTAACGGAAGCCTGTATTCCATACGAAGTTGGACATTCAATGTTCAAGAGCATTGCCCGTGCTCAGATAACCGGGCAAACGGTTGGAATGCTGAAGCTTCTATTTCATCGAGACACTCTGGAAATTTTGGGAATTCATTGTTTTGGATTCAATGCAACAGAAATTATTCACATTGGTCAGGCGATCATGTCTCAACAGGGAACGGCCAATTCGTTGAAGTATTTCATGAATACGACGTTCAATTATCCAACCATGGCGGAAGCTTATCGAGTGGCTGCTTTGAATGGATATAACCGTCTGTTTTAA